Within Mustela nigripes isolate SB6536 chromosome 3, MUSNIG.SB6536, whole genome shotgun sequence, the genomic segment AAGAACATACTTTTCTTAATGGGTCATAATTATGTTTCAGCTAGAACTGATGTATgattgttttcaacttttttttttttccctgtgcccCTCACATGGATGTGACATAGTCACATTGATAGTGGAAGAACATCAAAAGAGGAGGCTAAACAATGGCTTCAAATAAGTGATTGCATATCCCTCTAAAATCTGGGCATTCTTTCAGACTAAATTATCTGTAGGGAGAAATTGACTTAACTGTAATTTAAGTattccaagttttctttttatattgagGTAGAAATAAACATCCTTTTCTTATTCTTGTCCAGTTGAAGTGATTAGAGATTTCAGgaagttcaattaaaaaattaaaaataaaagaaatctctgTGGTGACAAACATAATTTTTGAGCTTCATCcatctaatttttgtttctttgtatcttttcagttattctttttaTGACCTGAGAAATTTTGCATTGCCCCAGTTGTTTGAATAAAAAGTCAGGTGTGTGTAAATTAAGCATACTTTGCCTGAACAAAGTGTATAACGAGACATCTGCTGCCAGCTTTGCctcacacaaatgaaaaaaatctgggCAGCTCAACAAAGCCTCTGTCAAATCCATGGGTTTCATAGTAGAGACTCTTGATGTGACTGAATATTAGGCTGCTTCTGTTTGGTGGTTTCCTCTTTGTAATCTTTGATGAAATGTTACTTGAAGTTTatgggatttttctctctttttaaaaattcttaataaaattatatggtaAGAAATACAAAGCAACAAGGGAGAAATGAGACAAGTACAAATGGTAAAGCAGAATCCAACACTTAGAATTTCTGATAGTTGTCTTTGTGACTATCAGCAGGATACAGCTGGACATCTTTAGAATGTGTATAGAACTCACTGTTGAAtttatgaaaatcattttcaaatgatTGTCATGCAAGACCAGAATAAATGGTTTCTTCAACTCCCCATGACACTGTAAAGCTTAGACTCTCCTTTAAACCTTCAGGAAATTGTTTGATGAGGGGATGCCAGTGATCCCTCCAGGAGAGACTAGTTCCTAACAATACTATATATTTTTGAggatagcaaaaacaaaaacaaaccaaaaacaactgTATATGACTAAGGACAAATGTCTGCATTTGTTTCATATCTCATATCCTTTGTCTTTactagttttctctttcttcacaggCCTTCCTCTCTACCTTCAGATACCAGAGAAATGAATGTGTTCTCTTCACAGGTAAATCATATAAGTTCTTAATAAAATGTGGCCTTACCTAGGGTTCAGTCTGTGTTCTTCTACATGCAAATAATCTACCCCTTGGTACTGTCCAGCATACTATTCAAACTGGCAaatatttctggcttctttttgtCAAACATGGGGCTGTAAATATTTGGagatctccttttttttaatttgatcagTAAAATAATTTTGTCCTTTTGTCCAGAAAATGAACATAGTTTCATAGATGCTTAGACATACACAAGTACACAAAAGCCTAAATAAGGGCCAGATATAAAGAAGCAATATTATCAAACTCACACTTACAGCTATTAGTTCACATTATCTCATTTCTGCTATAAAAGTAAATCAAGAATTGGTAATCTTTAGACGGTCACAGCAATTTGAATTCCCATTTGAATATGCTTGCTATTCATAAACTATGGGACAACCAAATACTTTGTAATCCCCAAAATCAACTAATACTGAATTTAAGATAGACCCCAGATGGTCCAGCTTGAAAATGGCGGCGGCGGCGTCTCCTCTGTTGCGGTTGTCTGGGCTGCTAGGTCGGTCCGGGGCACAGCTGGGGCGGCCCATGTCCAGTGGCGCCCACGGCGAGGAGGGCTCAGCACGCATGTGGAAGGCTCTCACCTACTTCGTAGCGCTCCCCGGCGTGGCTGTGAGCATGCTGAATGTCTTCCTGAAGTCGCAACATGGAGAGCATGAGAGACCCGAGTTCGTCGCCTACCCTCATCTCCGCATCAGGTCCAAGCCCTTTCCCTGGGGAGATGGTAATCATACTCTATTCCATAACTCTCACGTGAATCCACTTCCAACCGGCTATGAAGATGAATAGAACCTGGACCACCACCCAATGGGGACCACAGCACTGGTTTGGACCATGGCTCTGCACACGGACCAGAAAAGTCTATGGGACCATAAGCTCACCTTCCTTACTTGTATCAAATGATGACCAGTATACTGATCTTCCATCCCTTTGCTTGTGGCAGGAGATggcttaaataaataacttagattggtcaaaaaaaaaaaaaaaatagaccccAGATGACTTTTCATTATCTCTAGAAAGAACACAAAGGTCTTAGATTTTAAAGCATTGACCTCAGTAATTTccttctcatttaattttattctaacaGTGACTACAGGAGATACAtattatcctttcttttcccagtgaggaagaggaaaataatcaTGTAGGCAGAAACATTTGGATTTGAATGCAGGTGTGTCTGATTTCAAAGCATACTCTTTTCTGTAGCACTTGATATGGAGAGTTGGGAGTGTTgttctaatttatctgatgtacGCTTTTAAATATACTActttattaaatgagttaaatctCTGCTCAGAAATGACTGCTACTAGACCTGTtgttaatatttctatttaaacatATGGTATACTTTGATCTAAAATAGTCTGGAAAATCTACATATGAACAAATATACTTGAATGCTAAGTATGTGATTTCTCCCTAGGGAGATTATGGCAAGAGACAACTGAAATAAAATTGCTGACCAGTAACTTAATTCCAAGACATCTATCCCAAGGAAAgcattcagaagaaaaagaaaaaacttacagAGGTATAAATTacaaatttttctccttttttttgtgTAATGCCAGGGATTGGGCAAGGGAAGACAAAAACATACTGTCTGGCAACAGAAGACTGATCATGTAAGTAAATCTCCCATCATTGTAATACAATATTTTCAGccattaaaatatgaaagttttGAAGACTATGGAAATATgaggtaatattttaaattatatgtgaaTTTGGGCAAGGAAGGTCTTAAAGATTATATTGAAGCAATAAAACAGTGAATGTATGACGGCACAGAACAGCAGGGTAAATTTTTTGCTTTAAGCTTTCTCCTTTTAAGGATGTGGGCagaggggaatcctcttacactattggtgggaatgcaagttggtgcagtcactctggaaaacagtgtggaagttcctcaaaaaattaaaaatagaactaccctgtgactggcaattacactactggtgatttacaccaaagatacacatgttgtgaaaagaagggccatttgcatcccaatgttcatagcagcaagtTCCGCAATAACCAAACTGAGttaaagagccaagatgcccttcagcagatgaatggataaagaagatgtgttccctatatacaatggaatattactcagctatcagaaatgATGAGTACACAACTTTTGCATtggcatggatgggactggaggagattatgctcagtgaaataagtcaagcagagaaagccaattatcatatggtttcacttactcatggaacataaggaatagcatggaggacacagggaaaaggaagggaaaaatgaaagggggaaattggatggggagatgaaccatgagagactgtggactctgagaaataaactgagggttttagaggtgGGGAATGGGTTggtctggtgatgggtattaaggagggcacgtattgcttGGAGTACTGAGTGTTatagataaacaatgaatcttggaacactacatcaaaaatataatggcatactgtatggtgactagcatagcataataataataataaaaatatataaaaataaattttctccttttaaggGTTATCAAAAAATGTTTGAAGTATTGTTTGGAAGAAAAAGTTATTGGCATCTAGCTTTCCATGTTGCAAATATCAGGTGCAAAATTTAATATGATTTTGCATGTGGTTATGTAACATTTATCTCATGTTGTCTTGTATAAGTAAGACATTCTATACAACATGAGAGAATTAGAGATAATGTCTTTTCTATACCCTATTCTATCTGCCATCTTAGAggataataactgaaaactttgCAAAGGGAGTTAATTGGTTAGATCACTTGCTCACTTGCCAAAGTGATCCACCTTGTTGACTTTAAGGACCAAACATACATATTCAAGTAAAAACAGTCTCTATTATGTAAAAAACTTGGTATATAATGGAGAATGTCTAAATCGAACTTActgtgttttagatttatttatttcagagaaaaagagaaaaagcagggggagggacaaataGGGAGAGAAtccaagtagactccccactgagtgcagagagggcagggcttgagctcaggaccctgagatcatgacctgagctgaaaccaagagttggatgcttagcccactgaatgacccaggtgcccaaactaatttttttaaaaatctgtcttaaGTGAGGCTTTGTTCCTATAGATATATAAAAGCAGTTATTAATATATTCTACTTATGATCAGATACataaaatcccaaaagactcactaaaatatcccagaaataaatGTACAGCTGAATTCATTAtaaaaagatgttgaattttccaggggtggggggaacccaGACTCTtccttaaattctttctttctttttttttaagactttatttatttatttaacagagagagagaaagaacaagcaggggaagcagcaggcagagggagagggcgaagcacccgatgtagggctccagcccaggcccCTGATAtcattcatgacctgagcagaaggcagacacttaaccaacagagccaccgaggtgccccttcCCTAAATTATTCTTAGTGTTCTGTGTCAGTATTAGATCTGGAAACTAAGAACTCTACAACTGGCCCTCATTCCTGCACTCAAATATGACAAGTGTGCACATATTTCTCCTCATGAGTTTATATCATCAATGCAGctcaattctttcttcttttttttttttttttttttaaaagattttatttattaatttgacagagagaaatcacaagtagacggagaggcaggcagagagagagagagagNNNNNNNNNNNNNNNNNNNNNNNNNNNNNNNNNNNNNNNNNNNNNNNNNNNNNNNNNNNNNNNNNNNNNNNNNNNNNNNNNNNNNNNNNNNNNNNNNNNNtttttttgacagagagaaatcacaagtagacggagaggcaggcagagagagagagagagagggaagcaggctctccgctgagcagagactcgatcccaggactctgagatcatgacctgagccgaaggcagcggcttaacccactgagccacccaggcgcccctcaattctTTCTTCTTAACCTGACTATCTATGCTGGTGGTCACTGATCTCAGGATCCACAGAAAGGTTTTAAAAGATAATTCCTAGACCCATATAGCAGATTTTCTGAAACCTCAAGAAAACCAATTCttccaaatttcaaaaatatagatCTTGGAGATCAAGTCAGGTACTTGAGTGCttataaataaaagctttcagaaattatttttgggGTTTTCTTCAACACTGGGATATCAGTACCTCCTATGAACCTGATATCTGGGAGGAGGACTTCAACCTATATTTCTTCAGGGATGTCCTAAAATCAAAGATCATACTATTTGGGAGAAAATTCCTGGagacattttgtatttctatggtcTGTTTAAAATTGGCCACTGAACCTTAGACCCAGTGATTCACAGTCTCACTGACAGTTCAGGCACAGGCCCTGGGCAGTTCCATAATGGTTTTCTTCTCTAATTCcctttgttttttcatccattcagtcTACTTAAGAAGTTCTGCATCACAAGAGCTATTTTTGCATCTTCAGTGATTCTGCTTGAAAGTCAActccataggggcacctgggtggctccccttggttaagcatctgccttcagctcaggacatgataccagggtcctgggatcaagtcccacattgggctccttgcccaggtTATTTGACATGATGGGGTGGCTGTGAGATAGCAAATAGGTGGCAAGAATAAAAGCCCCAtactgtattttgaaatattttaatttttaaagataaacttgATGACTTTCAAGCTCAtcaccttttttatttctttgttaaaaagcTAGTTTTGGATACTGGTTTCCTTTCACATGGAGATACTATACTATAAATGATACTGGAAACAGCTTTTCCTGTATTCTTTCCCATCTTTGTAAATCAATCTTTAAAGGAGGGAtttacttttcttccattttctaaagGATGACAAAGACCAATAAATGGCAGTCTCAAAGGGAAACCACAACTAATATAATGCCTAAAAATTTGTGAAAGAACAGACTTGAAGAAATTACTCTATTTCCTGATCGTGTTAGTCATAAATGAAATGGTAGCCAGTTTTTTGAGATACTCCATGATGAAGACCAATTTATATTAGCAGAAAATCATGAGTATcctattatatactatatttttcaaatgtgataGATATTTAGTTAGCTTTAgaatgtagattttcttttttcagtaaatGATTAATATGACTCTATTAAGTTTCATATTGAAACAGTATAATTAAAGGTAAATTTAAATACACATGTATGTACTTAATAAATAGTTACCATACTAGGAGCGTTGCTTGCTAAACACTCTTAAGATCTATCTTTGGCTGTGAACATCTTATGGGTGAATGAATATGAGAAATAGTCCCCACTGAAAAAGTAGAGTAAGtcacaattatatataaataagaactCAGTCCAGTGGAAGAAATCTCATTTTTTCCAAACATAAACAGTTTTCAGAGCTCCTCTTTCCAGAAAGAAAGCTCAGCCATTGTCAAATAATATGCGGTAAGCTGAACTAACTTCTTTTATGTGAAGCCATAATTAGGGATACAGTCACCGATATTCAGAAACGTAATCTTCCCCTTGATGTCCTATATCTCTATGTAAAATTGCGCTCTTGAAAACGACAATGCAAAATGATAACTCAAAATCAAGATAGTTTCATTTAAGTCAGTTTAACTAAAGTATTCGGATTACTTTGGCTTTATAAACCCAATCAGTTCCCTGTTGGGAGTCACCTAACTCCTTTCAGCaataaagtaaagaaaatttaACCTACTAAATGTATATGCCTTGTGGTTCAAagttaagataaaaaaaaaaagtccattgtGGGCAAAGCCAATTTTGAGCCATATGTGTAGTTGAGTGATGCCTATTCTTATAGAATTCAAACAAGGAAcctgacttttttctttaatttctacttacatattataaataaagtacCCTGAGCTACACAGATATGTTCCTCATTTTAGCACAAATTTTTAAGGTTAGATAATTGATTCTAAGCAATGAATGACCACTTAACTTTTTTGTAATGACAAAATTCATTGCTTAATTAGTAATTTCTGTGATCTGATAGAGTAATTTGGATTGTGTAATTTGGATAGATAATTGTGATTTGGATAGAATAACTAAAACAAGGGATTAACAAGCATCTTTGTGCCCCAATATCACAATATTTCAGGACTAGAAAATCGTGGTACATTTAGAAtgctctcattttacagacaatgAAAGGCAGTATACTGTAATGGCTAAGAACAAAGTTCCTGGACTCAGAACCGGCATCAGATCAGATCTGCCACTTCTTGGTCAGTATATCtagataaagtaaaaattattaatagcaTATAGCTTAACATTTATTGGATACTTACCATGTTCAAGCACTGTATTCATAGCACTGTATTCAAGCACATATTCATATTCTTAATGAATTCTCACAACTGTATGAGgtgtaggtattattattatccacaGTATGAAGACGAGGAAATGAAGCTTGGCAAGTTTGAATAAATTGCTTAAGTTGGTAGAAACTCTGGTACTAAAATCATATTGGATTGAGACTAAAGACCATGCTATTATGTGCTACCTGTCCAgtagtttttcttaaatgttcttgagtctcagttttcccaaTGGCAATGTTGTGCAACAATATCTCACTtgtgataaagaaagaaatatgtagTAGTACCTGGAAAGATTAAGCCCAAACTCTCAGTAATTAAAACTCATTTCTTATATCCAACCCAGTgatttgttcttgttgttgttgttattaaacAGTGTGTCACTTGGGCTTCATGTTTATTTCAAGCTGATCAGTGTGTATTGATAATGAGTTTTATTTGTTGACAACATATTGTTTCACAACCCTTCTAATCTTATTTTTAGGGCACACAAAACTAGTTTGAAACAACCTCGTATTACTTAAGAAAATGAGATAatctgaaatatttagaaaagaaggaacagtcTCCTGTAAATTGCACAAACTGTGGAATTCAAGAGAATTAGAGTTTCTTGAATAAAATGTGAACAGAAGCTTATTGGATCTGATTTGTCCATCTTATTTTGAGTTCTAAAATTATAACTTAGAATTTTTAGTAGGAATTTTCTAACTGATGAAAGctgggaaattaaaatattccaaaatctTGTTATGGTAAATTATTTGAGACTCCATAATCATACTCCTCAGCAGTATCCCATAAATAGCTAAACTCGGACTTACACTTTTACCATATTTCTCTAGATAATGATGCAGGGACTGATGAAGTGGCAAAATGGCCCGATGAGCTCATCGCACTCTGGGTATGGAGGGAGTGAGTGCTGCTTTTGGCATGCTTTGGAGTGGTGTAGTACAAGTCATTTAACATCCAACAATGAACTAATATATGGGAAAGTTGTAAAGTGCAGTTCAGCTGAGAGTTATTATGGCTAATGCTAAttcaattctatttcttttgctCTAAAGTGAAGACTAGGATTGGGAAGTGCTTTGTAAACATACAGTCACTTATGGATGTATAATTATAAAGTAATGAattctgcatttttcattttcatttcctaaatGTTTTCAGCAAACATTATTGAGTGCCTAAATGTTTTAACATATAAATGTTTCACTTGTATGTCAAATTAAACATTTCAGAGAGAATAGGAATCAATGAGTTTTCACCCAGTGTTTTCTCCTAACTCTGGAATTATTGTCCTAATATTCACCCTGGCCTAATGCCTCAGTTCTTTCTTAGAATGCTCAGAAAGCAAGGAATTATTGTCACACAACTTGCCTCATGCTGTGTCCTGCTTTCTATTGCCAATTGTTTCTCACAGACCTATTTTTGATTCATATTTAGAAATGGGTAACTAGATAGAGTcgtgaaaagtatttttttagatTACTCTCTCTGAGATTAAAATACAGTAACCATCCAAGTAGAacaggtttttaaataaattttctgagcTCCTTGGGACTACTCCCTGATAAGGATctaagaatgaaagaaatgaaagggaagtCCTCTCGTCTACCTTGAACTTCATTTTGTTGCCTTTatatagcaaaacaaaaattttaggaGAATTCTTTGACTGTCTTTTTAAATAGGCTATCAGAGTTTCcaaaggtttgtttttgtttgtttgtttgttttttttgtcgtcgttgttggtttttttgttttgttttgttttttggtttttggttttttaagtttAGCACTAATCTCATACTTACAGGCCTTCTTTtcagaactttctttttattgccagcTTTCTAAAGAACTCAAGTTTTGTTTAACTGCTTTGCGTAGTTATTATTAGCACAGCCCATTAAAGCCCAGTGTTTACCTTCTTGGAGAGACTGAAGCAACAGGGCTGAAGTGTTCACTTGATTTGAATTGAAAGATTGCAAAGCAATTAGAACATAGTGTATTTGGTTGGGAGTCTGAAGCATCTGTTTAAGCATTCATTCTATACGATGTCATTCGTAATTGAAATTAGAACCAGTTAGCCGTAATGCTTTTTTAGGGTCCATTACTGAAATTGTAATACTAATGTCAGTCCATGAATAAGGCTTTGAAATACAGGATAGGAGAATCTGCTTCCTAATTGGCAAAGTTTCAGGAGAGGAAGAACACTGACACATTCACATCCAGAGACTAAAAGTGTAACTGATGTGTAATTTAGCAATCTGCAATCCAAGAAAGTGTGTTTGCTGACAATGGACTCATTAGAACTTCTCTTCTACTGCCAAgaggcacaggaaaaaaaaattaaatttttctgcCAGTTCCTAGTGTTGATGGAGGAATCTAAGTGACCTTCAATGGGCCCATGGTTAAAAGGAAAGCTTTGTTTTGTGTTCCAGGAGGCCTGAAAACGGTCATTTTGTAACTCAATAAAGGTGTGTGTTCTAGGAAGTCAGAGGAGTTATTTGTTAATACACTAGGCTCCAACAGAGGAAGTTGGGTTAAATATGTCAGTAGAAAATTTATGATGCATGCAGGAGGCTTCCTGAGTTTAGGTTCCTGAGGGATTCTGtattaatagagaaaaatcagaaggaaaagctTTAGTGTGAGACTCGAAATAGGATGGCTCCATGAGCTTTATAATTAATTTGGGatgaattttctcaaaataaaatttactgtttgAGGCTAATTCAAATGATCCAGTTAGTAACTTACTGTACATAAAGCCaaaaagtgtgtatgtatatttgtaaCCAATTTCATTATTAATATCTCTTGTTAGTTGAACGTGACCATTACCCTCTGCATTGGAGGAAGCTATACATCCTCACTGCTGGGGTACATATTTCTTTCATATTGCCATAAAACATTACCCTACAATGTTTTCCAAAAACCTATcactgtcttttagttttcttctttttaattaaaagagttGTTGATGTTTCAAGAAACCTAGAGAAAAATCTATAGCATCATGACATATAAATACCTTAGATTGCTAAGACATAAGGAATTTCCATTTGGGTAATAATTTCCACGTCTgcattattttaagaaagcactgaaatatgttttgaatattttacagAGTGGTTAGAAAATTATTTGTTAAGGATTAATCTTAAGAGTACAATGCAAAGTGAAATTGTTGCAAGGTGTAAAGATATTCATGCAGTCAATTTCAGCTGACAATACTAATTTATAATAAGAACTAAAGTTATTCGTGTATAAATTTCCAACACTGAAAAACTAGGTAATTGGTATTTTCAAGCACTTACTAGTCTATGGGTAAAGATAAAGTAAGATTAGCAGTAAAAATTCAGACATCGTTTTCCCTGGGCTCACAAAGAACGATTGCTAGGTGCTGTCAGCGCACTACTGGGTGTCCTCTAGGTACTGGCATGTGTATCAGATATGTTTGACATATTTTTAACTTAAGGGCTATCAAGAAGCCAAAACTACTACGTTTTCTAAGCAAATACTGCCTCCTCACCTTTATGTGTTACTAAATTTGAAGGCTCAAATAAAATGCTGCTTTTACTCTGAattttagtggaaaagctttttgTAAAGAAATGTATGActctgaataatttaaaataaactcattttgtttttctcttattatccACTTTATTTTGTAAAGTGAAGAATTTTAGATAGTCtgattaaagcatttttaataacataaataCTGTTTATTTCTTCACAAAGTTGTTAAAACCAATTTAAACAtatcctaaaataataaattccctatttaaaaaaaaacaaacttttttttttaaatgttctttatagaACTTCTGTATACAACTTCCAGTAAAACACAACTCTGTCCTTCCAGTCACTTGGGCCAGAATCCTTGAAATTTCCTTGACTCAGATTTTTCTCTCATACTACATTCTAAATACCAGAAACTTCTGATGGCTGAATTCTCCAGATCTAGCCAGAACTTCTTTGCTGTTTCCACTACTAATACTCTGTTCCATGGCATTGTCACCACATCATGGATTATTCCAACAGTCTCTCCTTAAATGGtacccttgctcatgttctctgcctctaaaatctggaagaaaaaatattccttttaatatGCAGGCTGGATCTTGTTACTACTTTGTTTAAAACTCTGCCATAGATTTCATCTCACTTAGACCAAATGTGACTTTACATGATCTGCCTTCCCCATTCCTCCTCTCCAGTACATCTTCTACCCTCTTCCTCACTGTCTCTAAAGCACCCATACTGGCCCTCTTACCAATTCTTTTAGGGACCAAGGCACATGCTGACATTATGTTGGCATTGAGCCTCTCTCTAACCATCTGATATTAAttagcacacacacatgcaacacATATTCTCTATATTattaagttgttttatttattttgtgtattatgtCACTCACCAAATATTCACTGTGTACCTGTTATGTTCAAGGCACTGTTTTATGTATCAGGGATATACTACTCAACAAAAATAGTCAAAAACTCTGTTCTCATGGAGTCTGTATGCTGGTGGAGTTACATTTTTTTGTGGCCCTTATGAAAATGTGACCATATATTTACTTAGTGGGATTTTAGCCCTTCAGAGCTTAGAATACTCTTTGTCACATGGTAAGCACgattttatagctgaataataaatgaatgaaaagggataccagggtggctcagttgttaagcctctgcctttgactcatgatcccaggctcccagatcaagacctgcatcagcctccctgctcagtgggaagcctgcttctccctctctcactccccctgtctctgttccctctttcactgcctctctctgtcaaataaataaataaaatcttcaaaaaaatcttcaaacaaaaaaaagaatgaatgaatgaagtagtTTAAGCCAAAACTGAGTTCTGCCATCCCTCTTCTACAGATCAGAATTGGAAAGACGTCTCTCTAACTAACCTGATATCCCTATAACAGATAAGCTAGGATTCTCATCAGTTATCCAGATTTGGGGATCTGAATTTAGGTGTTTTTCAATAAAAGATCAATATCCCAgatgtaaatataataatatttttatttataaaatcagctGAAGTACATATTAaataatttcagttaaaaaaagggTGCTATAAATTGGTACTCATGCAAGGTTGTTGGAAAATGATATAAGAAATTTCTGGAAAGCAAATTTGGCTTTGTATAGGTTCCCCCAGGAATTCAGCACCTAAGAATTTATTCTAAGTAACAAGAAAAGCCTACAAGTTATGTACAAAAGTCATCATCCgggtattatttataatagtgaaaactTTGAAGTAATATACCACCTGACGGAAAAGATAAATACAagagaaaggttaaataaattgtggcatGTTC encodes:
- the LOC132013186 gene encoding cytochrome c oxidase subunit 6A1, mitochondrial-like, whose product is MAAAASPLLRLSGLLGRSGAQLGRPMSSGAHGEEGSARMWKALTYFVALPGVAVSMLNVFLKSQHGEHERPEFVAYPHLRIRSKPFPWGDGNHTLFHNSHVNPLPTGYEDE